The following coding sequences lie in one Filimonas effusa genomic window:
- a CDS encoding SusC/RagA family TonB-linked outer membrane protein encodes MQKTAYGCLYTPARRRTRLPAQISKAMRLLSVFLFAALMSAHAAGTAQSVTISGKNLTLKKAFSEIEKQTGYVLFSNKKLLAGAKKVSVSVTNRPLKEALSLLLKDQELDYVLQGKTIILSEKTPPPAAAGFYIPPAIAAIAGRVVDKDGTPMPGVNIMIKGTRKGTITDAGGGFSINAGENDILLVSFIGYATQEITVTAAMVAEKRQLLTLSLIPVSTKLDEIAVTVNTGYQSISRERMTGAYSAVQTKRLENKLQPNLLSALEGQAAGVAITKDGKVEVRGRSTFLANGDPLIVIDGYPASGGLESVNIDNIETITVLKDAVAASIYGARSSNGVIVITTKTPKKGKIQLGYKGSTGITLRPNLSYLNKTSAADFVDAEIDNYNSDAANVQWDYEVYATYGRVTQLMVMKDQGLISEAEVNAELNQLRKNNTIGQLEHHLFRNRLTQQHNLSISSSTDKNATNAAVRYISNRNNMAGSKDNRLILDLRNDWKPLNGVTVKIFSNTNFSNSAMPLNGNDMLDFTTWSIMRPYYNIVDASGKPQNIPAVRPELIEQYAAYGGLKSMDYNPLNDLGLATTKNQSYLARLGASISVNIADGLSAELGGAWTRGSSMIRRLQDANSFYVKSLYNASASISSPGKHYLPDGAIINEARNQNESYTFRAQANYNKTFRSVHKLSAIAGGEVNKDVIDNNTAPTRVGYNDQAGTFSPFNYLDFNSYAYSADFLFPDGMATVSNGNYSLRDNRFVSVYANGSYEYNNRFILSSSIRIDQANLFGSNPKYRYKPNWSVGGTYKLGQEKFFHVPWIDKLNIRGSYGINGNISLNQGPYLLVAPGTFSTVSGAISYTISSLPNKDLRWERTVISNIGTDISLFKGKLNLTIDYYNKLSKDLLAPDFIDPTYGRFSVTRNAGVARNTGIELSLESDVMRNKNFGWNIYFNGSYNKSKVLQFNYEYPSTGLLTYSAISSTLGSNAGAVLETSYPLDALFSYRFAGLDNTGTPQYYNATKNKVYGNDVAVRDMVYSGTARPKFILSLTNTFSYQRFDLSFMLISQLGAVFRRDAFNGNNIDHKDVGQRWRKPGDEDHTIYPRLVAFSSDAWYFPYSDILIEKADFMKLRDVTLSYRLDNKLWGNSGLNNARLYFQGRNLWTVKANKAGIDPEAIQQGLNATVDRTLPMMPEFYIGLSVNL; translated from the coding sequence ATGCAAAAAACTGCTTATGGTTGCCTGTATACTCCTGCCCGCAGGAGAACCAGGCTGCCTGCACAAATTTCAAAAGCGATGAGGCTTCTATCTGTTTTTTTATTCGCTGCCTTAATGTCGGCACATGCTGCCGGTACTGCCCAGTCTGTAACCATTTCAGGTAAAAATCTTACACTGAAAAAAGCCTTTTCAGAAATTGAAAAGCAAACAGGTTATGTGTTGTTCAGTAATAAGAAATTGCTGGCAGGAGCAAAGAAGGTTTCGGTCTCAGTTACCAACCGACCTTTAAAAGAAGCATTGAGCCTGTTGTTGAAAGACCAGGAACTCGATTATGTACTCCAGGGAAAAACCATCATCCTGTCTGAAAAAACACCCCCGCCTGCGGCTGCCGGATTCTACATTCCGCCGGCAATTGCCGCTATCGCAGGCAGAGTCGTAGATAAAGACGGAACTCCCATGCCCGGAGTGAACATAATGATCAAAGGCACACGGAAAGGCACAATAACCGATGCCGGCGGAGGCTTCTCCATCAATGCCGGTGAAAACGATATCCTGCTGGTTTCTTTTATAGGATATGCCACGCAGGAAATTACGGTTACCGCAGCTATGGTAGCAGAAAAACGGCAACTGCTTACGCTATCGCTCATCCCTGTTTCTACTAAACTCGATGAGATAGCTGTTACCGTTAACACCGGTTATCAATCTATTTCACGCGAAAGAATGACAGGCGCGTATTCCGCTGTTCAAACAAAACGCCTGGAAAACAAACTGCAACCCAACCTCCTAAGTGCATTGGAAGGACAGGCGGCCGGAGTGGCCATTACAAAAGATGGTAAGGTGGAGGTACGCGGACGATCTACTTTCCTTGCCAACGGAGACCCCCTGATCGTCATAGATGGCTATCCTGCATCGGGCGGACTGGAGTCTGTTAATATCGACAACATAGAAACCATTACCGTATTAAAAGACGCAGTAGCCGCCTCCATCTACGGTGCGCGCTCTTCAAACGGCGTAATAGTGATCACTACTAAAACACCTAAAAAAGGAAAGATTCAGCTGGGCTATAAAGGCAGCACAGGCATCACTCTTCGCCCCAACCTGTCCTACCTGAACAAGACCAGCGCTGCAGATTTTGTAGATGCAGAAATAGATAACTATAACAGCGATGCAGCCAACGTACAATGGGACTATGAAGTATATGCCACTTACGGCCGCGTAACGCAGTTAATGGTGATGAAAGACCAGGGCCTAATCTCGGAAGCTGAAGTCAATGCAGAACTGAACCAGCTAAGAAAGAACAACACCATCGGACAGCTGGAACACCATTTATTCAGGAACAGGCTTACGCAGCAACACAACCTTTCTATCTCTTCCAGCACTGATAAAAATGCTACCAATGCGGCAGTGCGCTATATCTCCAACAGGAATAATATGGCAGGCAGCAAAGACAACCGGCTCATACTCGACCTGCGGAACGACTGGAAACCACTGAATGGGGTAACGGTAAAAATATTCTCCAATACCAATTTCAGTAACAGTGCGATGCCGCTCAATGGAAATGACATGCTCGACTTTACTACATGGAGTATCATGAGGCCTTATTACAACATCGTTGATGCTTCCGGAAAACCACAGAATATTCCAGCGGTAAGGCCTGAGCTTATTGAGCAATATGCCGCTTATGGTGGTTTGAAATCTATGGATTATAACCCCCTGAACGATCTTGGCTTGGCTACTACAAAGAACCAGAGCTATCTTGCCAGACTGGGAGCCAGCATTTCCGTAAATATTGCTGATGGATTAAGCGCCGAGCTGGGAGGTGCCTGGACCAGGGGCAGTTCCATGATACGCAGGCTGCAGGATGCCAACTCATTTTATGTAAAATCTTTATACAATGCTTCCGCTTCTATCTCCAGTCCCGGGAAACACTACCTTCCCGACGGCGCAATCATAAATGAAGCACGCAACCAGAATGAATCCTATACCTTCAGGGCGCAGGCCAACTACAATAAAACCTTCCGTAGTGTTCATAAGCTCTCTGCTATTGCCGGTGGCGAGGTGAATAAAGACGTGATTGATAACAATACAGCGCCAACAAGAGTAGGGTATAATGACCAGGCAGGTACTTTTTCCCCTTTTAACTACCTCGACTTTAACAGCTATGCCTACTCCGCAGACTTCCTTTTCCCCGATGGAATGGCAACGGTAAGCAACGGTAATTATTCTTTACGCGACAACAGGTTTGTCTCCGTTTATGCCAACGGCTCTTATGAATATAACAACCGTTTCATCCTCAGCAGCAGTATCCGTATCGACCAGGCGAATCTTTTCGGTTCCAACCCTAAGTACAGGTATAAGCCAAACTGGTCCGTTGGTGGCACCTACAAGCTTGGCCAGGAGAAATTCTTTCATGTACCCTGGATAGACAAACTGAATATTCGCGGTTCCTATGGCATCAATGGAAATATTTCCCTCAACCAGGGTCCTTACCTGCTGGTGGCTCCGGGAACTTTCTCCACTGTATCCGGGGCTATCTCTTACACGATATCATCCCTGCCCAATAAAGACCTTCGCTGGGAGCGTACGGTAATCTCAAATATAGGCACGGATATAAGTCTGTTTAAAGGAAAACTCAACCTTACCATTGATTATTACAATAAGCTCAGCAAAGACCTGCTGGCACCGGACTTTATAGATCCTACCTATGGCAGGTTTTCGGTTACCAGAAATGCAGGCGTTGCAAGGAATACCGGCATTGAATTATCACTGGAATCGGATGTGATGAGAAACAAAAACTTTGGCTGGAATATTTACTTCAATGGCAGCTATAACAAAAGCAAAGTACTTCAGTTCAACTATGAATACCCCAGCACCGGTTTACTTACTTACAGTGCCATATCCAGCACATTGGGCAGCAATGCGGGAGCTGTACTTGAAACAAGCTATCCCCTGGATGCATTGTTCAGCTACCGGTTCGCAGGCCTCGATAATACCGGCACGCCTCAATATTATAACGCAACGAAAAACAAAGTATATGGTAACGACGTGGCTGTACGGGACATGGTTTATTCAGGAACAGCACGTCCGAAATTTATACTCAGTCTAACCAACACTTTTAGTTACCAGCGATTCGACCTTTCTTTCATGCTGATTTCTCAACTGGGAGCAGTATTCCGCAGAGATGCATTTAATGGCAATAATATCGATCATAAAGACGTAGGCCAGCGCTGGCGTAAACCCGGCGATGAAGACCACACCATTTATCCGCGTCTTGTAGCGTTCAGTTCCGATGCCTGGTATTTCCCCTATTCGGATATACTGATAGAAAAAGCTGATTTCATGAAGCTGAGAGACGTAACCCTTTCCTACAGGCTCGACAATAAACTATGGGGCAATTCAGGGCTTAACAATGCCAGACTTTACTTCCAGGGTCGTAACCTCTGGACTGTTAAAGCCAATAAAGCAGGAATAGATCCTGAAGCTATTCAACAAGGCTTGAATGCAACAGTTGACAGAACGCTTCCCATGATGCCCGAATTCTACATCGGACTTTCCGTAAACCTGTAA